In Burkholderia sp. WP9, a genomic segment contains:
- a CDS encoding porin encodes MKKTLMVAALTGVFATAAHAQSSVTLYGLIDAGITYTNNQHGHSNWQETSGSVNGSRWGLRGSEDLGGGLKAIFTLENGFGINDGTLKQGGREFGRQAFVGLTSDQFGSVTLGRQYDSMVDYVGPLALTGTQYGGTQFAHPFDNDNLNNSFRVNNSVKYQSVNYGGFKFGALYGFSNQADGFANNRAYSAGASYNWGGLNLAAAYLQLNSNGATSAAAAFNSGGAVSSDNTFFAGRQQTWGAGANYSFGPATVGLLYSQTNLSSLAGIGASASGQTGGIGFANNSAHFQNFEANARYALTPAVSIAGSYTYTRASLAGTRPHWNQFNLQTAYALSKRTDVYLQGEYQQVNENAIVDADINGLAASSNNKQIAVTAGLRHRF; translated from the coding sequence ATGAAAAAGACACTCATGGTCGCGGCCCTCACGGGGGTTTTCGCAACGGCTGCTCACGCCCAAAGCAGCGTCACGCTGTATGGCTTGATCGACGCCGGCATCACCTATACGAACAACCAGCACGGTCACAGCAACTGGCAGGAAACGAGCGGCTCGGTGAACGGCAGCCGCTGGGGCCTGCGCGGTTCCGAAGATCTTGGCGGTGGTCTGAAGGCCATTTTCACGTTGGAAAACGGCTTCGGCATTAATGACGGCACGCTCAAGCAAGGTGGCCGTGAATTCGGTCGTCAAGCGTTCGTGGGCCTGACGAGCGATCAGTTCGGCTCCGTCACCCTGGGCCGTCAATATGACAGCATGGTCGACTACGTCGGCCCGCTGGCACTGACCGGTACGCAATACGGCGGCACGCAGTTCGCACACCCGTTCGACAATGACAACCTGAACAACTCGTTCCGCGTCAACAACTCGGTCAAGTACCAAAGCGTGAACTACGGCGGCTTCAAGTTCGGCGCGTTGTACGGCTTCTCGAACCAGGCCGATGGCTTCGCGAACAACCGCGCTTACAGCGCGGGCGCGTCGTACAACTGGGGCGGCCTGAACCTTGCCGCTGCTTACCTGCAACTGAACAGTAACGGCGCGACCAGCGCGGCTGCGGCGTTCAACTCGGGTGGCGCGGTGTCGAGCGACAACACGTTCTTCGCGGGTCGTCAGCAAACGTGGGGCGCGGGTGCGAACTACTCGTTCGGCCCGGCAACGGTCGGCCTGTTGTACTCGCAAACCAACCTGTCGAGCCTCGCCGGTATCGGCGCTAGCGCATCCGGTCAAACGGGCGGTATCGGCTTCGCTAACAACAGCGCTCACTTCCAGAACTTCGAAGCGAACGCTCGTTACGCGCTGACGCCGGCGGTCAGCATTGCCGGTTCGTACACGTACACCCGCGCAAGCCTGGCTGGCACGCGCCCGCACTGGAACCAGTTCAACCTGCAAACCGCGTACGCGCTGTCCAAGCGTACCGACGTGTATCTGCAAGGCGAGTACCAGCAAGTCAACGAAAACGCTATCGTCGATGCCGACATCAACGGTCTGGCCGCTTCGAGCAACAACAAGCAAATTGCTGTGACCGCAGGTTTGCGTCACCGCTTCTAA
- a CDS encoding cold-shock protein, protein METGIVKWFNDAKGFGFITSDSGGEDLFAHFSEIRADGFKSLKENQRVSFDVKAGPKGKQAANIQPL, encoded by the coding sequence ATGGAAACGGGTATCGTCAAATGGTTCAACGATGCTAAGGGCTTTGGCTTCATCACGTCGGATTCGGGCGGCGAAGATCTCTTCGCGCACTTTTCGGAGATTCGCGCTGACGGTTTCAAATCGCTGAAAGAAAACCAGCGCGTCTCGTTCGACGTCAAGGCGGGCCCGAAGGGCAAGCAGGCAGCGAACATCCAGCCGCTGTAA
- a CDS encoding exonuclease domain-containing protein, translated as MSEQFLPEPALNGPIVFVDLETTGGSTAEHRITEVGVVEVGPAGVSRWSSLVDPQQPIPSFIQQLTGITNAMVRGAPTFEAIAPALFERLNGKLFVAHNASFDRGFLRGEFRRVGLAFDPDVLCTVRLSRALFPAEKRHGLDALVERHTLVPSDRHRALADADLIWQFWQRLHGLVPLDVLRAQIERSTRRYRLAGDITEDLLDTAPAGCGVYAFYGDQDMPLYVGRSVRVRQRLRSHLTGERRSSKDIRLAQQVRRVEWRATGGELGAMLAEAQWIAKLRPGHNRVPRVAKSDPADAPWPFEGPIVFEEREEASQARAFHVVDRWRYVGHAASLAEAAELHASNAEGAFELSTYRILQSHLARGLRVMPLGVSSVTPVANVA; from the coding sequence ATGTCTGAACAGTTTTTGCCGGAACCGGCCCTGAATGGTCCGATCGTATTCGTCGACCTTGAAACTACTGGCGGCTCGACTGCCGAGCATCGCATCACCGAGGTCGGCGTGGTCGAAGTCGGACCTGCCGGCGTGTCGCGCTGGAGCAGTCTGGTCGACCCTCAACAACCGATTCCCTCGTTTATCCAGCAGCTCACCGGCATCACGAATGCGATGGTGCGGGGAGCGCCGACTTTCGAGGCTATCGCCCCCGCTCTTTTTGAGCGTCTGAACGGCAAACTGTTCGTCGCGCATAACGCCAGTTTCGACCGTGGTTTTCTGCGCGGCGAGTTTCGCCGGGTGGGGTTGGCGTTCGATCCCGATGTGCTGTGCACCGTGCGTTTGTCGCGCGCATTGTTCCCGGCCGAGAAACGCCACGGTCTCGACGCTCTGGTCGAACGCCACACGCTCGTGCCGTCTGATCGTCACCGCGCACTCGCCGACGCCGATCTGATCTGGCAATTCTGGCAGCGTCTGCACGGCCTCGTGCCGCTCGACGTACTGCGCGCCCAGATCGAGCGCAGCACGCGGCGGTATCGGCTTGCCGGCGACATCACGGAAGATCTGCTCGACACCGCGCCTGCAGGTTGTGGCGTGTATGCATTCTACGGAGACCAGGACATGCCGCTGTATGTCGGACGAAGTGTGCGCGTGCGTCAGCGACTGCGTTCACACCTGACCGGCGAGCGGCGCTCGTCCAAAGATATCCGGCTTGCGCAACAGGTGCGGCGGGTCGAGTGGCGGGCAACCGGCGGCGAATTGGGCGCCATGCTGGCCGAGGCGCAATGGATCGCGAAGTTGCGCCCCGGCCATAACAGGGTGCCGCGTGTCGCAAAGAGCGATCCGGCGGATGCGCCCTGGCCGTTCGAGGGGCCGATCGTCTTCGAGGAGCGGGAGGAAGCGTCGCAGGCGCGCGCGTTTCATGTCGTCGACCGTTGGCGCTATGTGGGCCATGCGGCGTCGCTCGCGGAGGCCGCCGAATTGCATGCGTCGAACGCTGAGGGAGCATTTGAACTGTCAACGTACCGCATTTTGCAAAGCCATCTTGCCCGCGGCTTGCGTGTGATGCCGCTGGGCGTATCGAGCGTGACGCCCGTGGCGAATGTAGCTTGA
- a CDS encoding chorismate mutase has translation MNRSYRFGASCALAFFATLASTPVPALADGDDTALTNLIALASQRLALAEPVARWKWANHQDITDTPREKALLADVEKRAVAANVDPTFARAFFQDQIDASKEVQNALFASWRSTQAPQGPAPDLASSTRPQLDRLTQSLVAGLARVQPLRAAPDCPSRVAQSLANWKSLTRYDSLRSSALTRALGHVCETGGVGATG, from the coding sequence ATGAATCGTTCGTACCGCTTCGGCGCGTCATGCGCGCTCGCGTTCTTCGCTACCCTCGCATCCACGCCAGTTCCCGCTCTCGCGGATGGCGACGACACTGCGCTCACCAATCTGATTGCGCTCGCTTCGCAGCGTCTCGCGCTCGCGGAACCGGTGGCGCGCTGGAAGTGGGCGAATCACCAGGACATCACCGACACGCCGCGCGAGAAAGCGCTCCTCGCCGATGTCGAAAAACGCGCCGTCGCGGCAAACGTCGACCCTACATTCGCCCGCGCCTTCTTTCAGGATCAGATCGACGCCAGCAAGGAGGTGCAAAACGCCCTGTTCGCGTCGTGGCGCAGCACGCAAGCGCCGCAAGGCCCCGCGCCCGATCTGGCGAGCAGCACGAGACCGCAGTTGGACCGGCTGACACAATCGCTCGTGGCCGGCCTTGCACGCGTGCAACCGCTGCGTGCTGCTCCGGATTGTCCGTCGCGCGTTGCGCAATCGCTAGCCAACTGGAAGTCGCTGACGCGCTACGATTCGCTTCGTTCGAGCGCCTTGACTCGCGCCCTTGGTCACGTGTGTGAAACGGGCGGAGTGGGCGCGACGGGCTAA